Proteins co-encoded in one Malus sylvestris chromosome 7, drMalSylv7.2, whole genome shotgun sequence genomic window:
- the LOC126629337 gene encoding ubiquitin-conjugating enzyme E2 10-like isoform X2, which yields MFHWQATIMGPPDSPYAGGVFLVTIHFPPDYPFKPPKVAFRTKVFHPNINSNGSICLDILKEQWSPALTISKVLLSICSLLTDPNPDDPLVPEIAHMYKTDRNKYETTARSWTQKYAMG from the exons ATGTTCCACTGGCAGGCAACAATAATGGGTCCCCCCGACAGTCCATATGCTGGGGGTGTTTTCCTAGTTACTATCCATTTTCCTCCAGATTATCCCTTTAAGCCACCAAAG GTGGCATTTAGAACGAAAGTATTCCACCCTAACATAAACAGCAACGGAAGCATTTGCCTTGACATCTTGAAGGAGCAGTGGAGTCCCGCTCTAACTATTTCCAAG GTGTTGCTTTCCATCTGTTCTCTGTTGACGGACCCAAACCCCGATGATCCGTTGGTGCCGGAGATTGCTCACATGTACAAGACGGACAGGAATAAATACGAGACGACAGCGAGGAGCTGGACCCAGAAATACGCCATGGGCTAA